In Methanoregula formicica SMSP, the DNA window TCGAGCCGGTACCGGGACTTGAGCTCGTCAAGCAGCCAGTCGATCTCCTTGCTCTGCTCGAGGTTCAGGCTGATGGTCAGCCGGTCCGGGTGGCGACCCTTATCGTCGAAATCAATCAACGCGATATTTGCCCCGGCTGCAGTGATGTACGAGAGGAATTCATAGAGTGCCCCGGGACGGTGCGGGAGATAGACACAGAATTTCAAAAAATCCAGCGTGACAAGCGAGGTCTGGAGATACCCGATCCGGGCAAGGTCATCCATGATCTTCCGGTACGACTCTTCCGTGGCGGTCACCTCGTAGAAAACCGTTCCGGGATCGATCCTCCGGTCGAACTGGATGCGGTTGATATTGCCATCATAGTGCTTGATGATCTCGGCTGCCCGGTGCAGGGAGCCGGGTTCATCCGGCATGTGGGCGACGAAAGAATACTTCTGCATGATATTCCGATTGAGGTAGTACGTTTGCGTCCCTGCGTCGATATAGATTATGGTCTCAAAAGGGAGCAAAAAAGAACGTGGTTATTCTGTCTTCCGTGCCGCACAACCGATAAGGAAAACAGCACCAGCGATGATCAGGCCGGCAAGTGTGGTAACGGGAGAGAGGGGGAGGGAGAGCGGGCTTTTCACCAGTGCCGGGGAGAGGGAGGTGGTTTCACCGGCATTTACCGTCACCTGGAGAGAGAAGGTGAGATACCCGGGCGACCGGATTTCCACGGTATGCGTTCCTGATGCGATATTTGCCAGGGTGATCGGCGTGACACCCATATTAACCGAGTCCACATAGATGGCAGCGCCGGCCGGGTTGGAGGATATGGAGAGCGTCCCGGTATCGGCTGCCATGCCCGCAGGCGTCGTTGGTGCGACAGTAACGTTTGCTGCCGGAGCAGCGGGCGGGACAACCGTGATCGTGGTCCGGTACGTGTTCTTCACGGACGGGCTTGAGACGGTCACATAGTATGTGCCCGGCATCATATCCACACGGAACGCATAGGTGAAATATCCTGACCGGCTTGCAGCGGTGTCATACGTGCGATACACTTTCCCGATCTCATCGCTGATAACGATATGGATATCGGATGTTCCCTGTTCTGCTGTTCCCAGGAGCTGGAGGTAATCCCCGGTTTCAAGAGTATCAGGATTTGCC includes these proteins:
- a CDS encoding PEGA domain-containing protein — encoded protein: MGEIILKSMIPRLVFLLAVIFCIPPALAETGTMSIAYWGNGGYYIGDTIIFDGVSPAGNSTAIKLTGPGLPANGVPIYDLDGAEGTGNPVIVKEDGKWRLVWYTGSIKGVDKMQTARYYITVFDVNNPEVSAKTSVMMKKPDFFVTANPDTLETGDYLQLLGTAEQGTSDIHIVISDEIGKVYRTYDTAASRSGYFTYAFRVDMMPGTYYVTVSSPSVKNTYRTTITVVPPAAPAANVTVAPTTPAGMAADTGTLSISSNPAGAAIYVDSVNMGVTPITLANIASGTHTVEIRSPGYLTFSLQVTVNAGETTSLSPALVKSPLSLPLSPVTTLAGLIIAGAVFLIGCAARKTE